A section of the Pseudovibrio sp. M1P-2-3 genome encodes:
- the phoB gene encoding phosphate regulon transcriptional regulator PhoB — MPDILVVEDEESLSLLLQYNLEAEGYNVEVCMKGDEADLRLQESQPDLVLLDWMLPGVSGIELCRRMRAREETAQIPIIMLTARGEETERVRGLSTGADDYVVKPFSVPELMARIRAILRRSKPEVVSSQLKSGDIELDRETHRVRRLGKEIHLGPTEFRLLEFLMKAPGRVYSREQLLDGVWGHDVYVDERTVDVHVGRLRKAINRGKQKDPIRTVRGAGYSFNDQYAVA; from the coding sequence ATGCCTGATATTCTTGTTGTTGAAGATGAAGAGTCTTTGAGCCTGCTCTTGCAATATAACCTTGAGGCAGAAGGCTACAATGTGGAAGTCTGCATGAAAGGGGATGAGGCGGATTTGCGGCTTCAGGAAAGTCAACCGGATCTTGTGTTGCTGGACTGGATGTTACCGGGTGTCTCGGGTATTGAGCTGTGTCGTCGCATGAGAGCCAGAGAGGAAACTGCACAGATTCCAATCATCATGCTGACAGCGCGGGGAGAAGAAACCGAACGTGTACGAGGACTCTCCACCGGAGCTGATGATTATGTTGTCAAACCGTTCTCTGTTCCTGAGCTGATGGCACGCATTCGCGCCATTTTGCGGCGCAGTAAGCCCGAGGTCGTATCTTCACAGTTAAAGTCCGGGGATATTGAACTGGACCGGGAGACCCACCGTGTCAGGCGTTTGGGGAAGGAAATTCACCTTGGCCCAACTGAGTTCCGGCTTCTGGAGTTTTTGATGAAGGCTCCGGGACGAGTATATTCACGCGAACAATTGCTGGATGGTGTTTGGGGGCATGATGTGTATGTGGATGAAAGGACTGTTGATGTTCATGTTGGCCGCCTGCGCAAAGCGATAAACCGCGGAAAACAGAAAGATCCCATCCGGACTGTTCGGGGCGCTGGGTATTCGTTTAACGATCAGTATGCAGTGGCATAA
- the phoU gene encoding phosphate signaling complex protein PhoU: MSDHIVSAFNDEMKNLATRVLEMGGMAETLVRDSIQALLTDNRKLAESTIEADKRLDAMQSELEDLSVSIIARRQPMASDLREVVAAMRISNDLERVGDLAKNISKRTLAIKGGLGSKEWAQGVEHMADLALCQLKDTLDTYTSGDLEVLRQVQLRDEEIDALYTSIFRELLTYMMEDPRSITKCAHLLFCAKNIERIGDHATNIAENIYYKITGEHLPNERPKSDELNALAN; the protein is encoded by the coding sequence ATGTCAGACCATATTGTGTCGGCCTTTAATGATGAAATGAAAAATCTTGCCACGCGGGTTCTTGAAATGGGCGGTATGGCAGAAACTCTGGTTAGAGACTCTATTCAAGCGCTTTTGACCGACAACCGGAAACTGGCTGAAAGTACGATTGAGGCTGACAAGCGGTTGGACGCAATGCAAAGTGAGCTGGAAGATTTGAGTGTTTCCATTATTGCGCGCCGCCAGCCCATGGCAAGTGATCTCAGGGAAGTGGTTGCGGCTATGCGAATTTCCAATGATCTTGAAAGGGTCGGAGATTTGGCCAAGAATATCTCCAAGAGGACACTGGCTATAAAGGGGGGGTTAGGCTCAAAGGAGTGGGCGCAAGGTGTTGAGCATATGGCAGACCTTGCGCTTTGCCAGCTGAAGGATACTCTGGATACATATACGAGTGGGGATCTGGAGGTTTTGAGACAGGTTCAATTGCGGGATGAAGAGATTGATGCTCTTTATACGTCCATTTTCAGAGAGCTGCTTACCTATATGATGGAGGACCCGCGCAGCATTACAAAATGTGCGCATTTATTGTTTTGTGCTAAAAATATTGAACGAATTGGTGATCATGCAACGAACATTGCCGAGAATATTTACTATAAGATCACCGGGGAGCACTTGCCGAACGAGCGGCCCAAAAGTGATGAATTGAACGCCTTGGCGAACTAG
- the pstB gene encoding phosphate ABC transporter ATP-binding protein PstB, with product METDREIPLKMRGEGVCVYYGQKQALNAIHLEIRKNQVTALIGPSGCGKSTFLRCLNRMNDTIESCRVEGGIYLDHDDIYDPSIDVVELRARVGMVFQKPNPFPKSIFENVAYGPRIHGLAQSKSDLEEIVANSLQKAGLFEEVKDRLDEPGTGLSGGQQQRLCIARAIAVSPEVILMDEPCSALDPIATAKVEELIDELRENYTIVIVTHSMQQAARVSQRTAFFHLGSLVEESLTNDIFTNPKDQRTQDYITGRIG from the coding sequence ATGGAAACCGATAGAGAAATACCATTAAAAATGCGTGGTGAAGGCGTTTGTGTCTACTATGGTCAAAAGCAGGCTCTCAACGCTATTCATCTGGAGATCAGAAAGAATCAGGTAACCGCACTTATTGGTCCATCGGGGTGTGGGAAATCAACGTTCCTACGTTGCCTGAACCGCATGAATGATACGATTGAAAGTTGCCGGGTGGAAGGAGGGATCTACCTTGACCACGACGATATTTATGATCCCAGCATTGATGTTGTTGAGCTGAGAGCACGGGTGGGTATGGTTTTTCAAAAGCCCAACCCTTTCCCAAAGTCGATTTTTGAAAATGTTGCATATGGTCCGCGTATTCATGGTCTTGCTCAATCAAAGTCTGATCTTGAAGAAATTGTAGCAAACAGTCTCCAAAAGGCGGGGCTTTTTGAAGAAGTCAAAGACCGCTTGGATGAGCCAGGGACGGGACTGTCCGGCGGTCAGCAGCAACGGCTGTGTATCGCCAGAGCCATTGCAGTTTCTCCGGAAGTCATCTTGATGGATGAGCCCTGTTCGGCTCTGGACCCCATTGCCACTGCCAAGGTGGAGGAGTTGATTGATGAGCTTCGTGAAAACTACACGATTGTTATCGTAACGCACTCCATGCAGCAGGCTGCCCGTGTTTCCCAGCGCACCGCATTCTTTCACCTCGGAAGCTTGGTGGAGGAAAGTTTAACCAACGATATATTTACGAACCCAAAAGACCAGCGCACGCAAGATTATATAACTGGCCGCATTGGCTGA
- the pstC gene encoding phosphate ABC transporter permease subunit PstC: MLWTYLICLFGLALFAYVLGHSKSIGVVEGDLKKLHSRPNYHGGFLAILSIVPGILLVLVWAILAPGIIDKLVVVRSSDFIAELSAPQLQAFLRDAKAITYGGLVGFSNEGKEFAANLYSRYDLISAILLGGVLCGLVASGLFFGLQAINPKLRARHIVEKTVMGVLIICSGVAILTTLGIVLSLIFESLMFFRQVPLLDFVFGTHWSPQSAFEGAGGESSQVNTEIFGAIPLLVGTMLITAIAIAVAAPIGLLSAIYLSDYASNRIRATAKPLLEILAGIPTVVYGFFAALSVAPLIRGWGESFGLSVSSESALAAGLVMGIMIIPFVSSLSDDVINAVPQSLRDGSAGLGATKSETIVRVVLPAALPGIVSALILAISRAIGETMIVVMAAGLAANMTINPLEAVTTVTVQIVTLLVGDQEFDSAKTLAAFALGLLLFCITLALNIFALRVVKKYREQYD; encoded by the coding sequence ATGCTCTGGACATATCTAATTTGCCTCTTTGGGCTGGCCTTGTTTGCGTATGTGCTGGGTCATTCCAAATCCATAGGAGTTGTTGAGGGGGACTTGAAAAAGCTTCACTCCCGACCGAATTATCACGGGGGTTTTCTTGCAATTCTCAGTATCGTTCCCGGCATTCTTCTTGTGCTCGTATGGGCTATTCTCGCTCCCGGAATTATTGATAAATTAGTCGTTGTAAGAAGTTCCGACTTTATTGCTGAGTTGTCAGCTCCTCAGTTGCAAGCGTTCCTGCGTGATGCCAAGGCCATCACCTATGGTGGACTTGTCGGGTTTTCCAATGAAGGTAAAGAGTTCGCTGCAAACCTCTATTCTCGCTATGATCTGATCAGCGCCATATTGCTTGGTGGGGTGTTATGTGGCCTTGTGGCATCCGGATTATTCTTCGGTCTACAGGCAATCAATCCAAAGTTACGGGCTCGCCATATTGTCGAAAAAACGGTCATGGGCGTTCTCATTATATGTTCAGGTGTGGCAATTCTCACAACTCTTGGCATAGTCCTGTCTCTCATCTTCGAAAGCTTGATGTTCTTCCGGCAGGTTCCTCTACTGGACTTCGTCTTTGGAACCCATTGGAGCCCGCAAAGTGCCTTTGAAGGGGCCGGCGGGGAAAGCTCTCAAGTAAACACAGAGATTTTTGGCGCTATCCCTCTGCTGGTTGGCACAATGCTGATTACCGCAATTGCCATTGCAGTTGCGGCTCCCATAGGCTTGTTGTCGGCGATTTATTTGTCGGATTATGCTTCGAACCGTATTCGCGCAACGGCCAAGCCCTTGCTTGAAATTCTTGCCGGTATTCCAACTGTTGTTTATGGCTTCTTTGCAGCTCTTTCCGTTGCCCCGTTGATCCGTGGCTGGGGAGAGAGCTTCGGCCTCTCTGTTTCTTCGGAGAGCGCTCTTGCAGCAGGGCTGGTCATGGGAATTATGATCATTCCCTTTGTCTCCTCTTTGTCGGACGATGTTATAAACGCTGTTCCGCAATCTTTGAGAGATGGCTCCGCTGGACTTGGAGCAACAAAGTCTGAAACGATTGTGCGCGTTGTACTCCCTGCAGCACTTCCCGGTATTGTTTCCGCGCTGATTTTGGCAATCTCTCGTGCCATTGGTGAGACCATGATCGTTGTCATGGCTGCAGGTCTGGCTGCGAATATGACAATTAATCCTCTGGAAGCTGTCACAACAGTCACAGTTCAAATCGTTACTCTCCTCGTTGGGGATCAGGAGTTTGACAGTGCAAAAACGCTGGCTGCCTTCGCTCTGGGGCTACTTCTGTTCTGCATTACGCTTGCCCTAAATATCTTCGCTCTGCGCGTTGTGAAAAAATATAGAGAACAATATGACTAA
- a CDS encoding PstS family phosphate ABC transporter substrate-binding protein: MDIKGLASVTALALIGTIAAGSAQARDQIQIVGSSTVFPFSTAVAEQFGQKTEFKTPVVESTGSGGGIKLFCEGVGENTPDITNASRRMKSKELVKCNENGVTPVEVTVGFDGIVLANSKKTAVMDVTLDQIFLALAKEVPVDGKLVANPYQKWSDIDPALPASKIEVLGPPPTSGTRDAFAELAMEGGCKKVPVAKELGLTKKACHEIREDGFYIEAGENDNLIVQKLDANPNALGIFGFSFLDQNADKIQGSKIAGVEPTFEAIAEGGYPVSRSLFFYIKKEHVGVIPGIEQYLAEFTHEDTWGDEGYLADKGLIPLPVADRETVSSSASALTPLSF, encoded by the coding sequence GTGGATATTAAAGGTTTGGCAAGTGTTACAGCGCTTGCATTAATTGGTACAATTGCTGCAGGTTCTGCTCAGGCTCGTGATCAGATCCAGATTGTTGGCTCTTCAACAGTATTTCCCTTTTCTACAGCTGTTGCCGAGCAGTTTGGTCAAAAAACTGAGTTCAAAACTCCGGTTGTGGAGTCCACCGGTTCTGGTGGTGGCATCAAGCTGTTTTGTGAAGGGGTTGGTGAAAATACACCCGATATCACAAATGCATCTCGGCGCATGAAGAGCAAGGAGCTCGTTAAGTGTAATGAGAACGGTGTTACCCCAGTAGAAGTAACAGTCGGTTTTGATGGCATCGTGCTGGCGAATTCCAAGAAAACAGCTGTGATGGATGTGACACTTGACCAGATTTTTCTTGCTCTGGCCAAGGAAGTTCCTGTTGATGGGAAGCTTGTCGCCAATCCATACCAGAAGTGGTCTGACATAGATCCTGCTTTGCCAGCCTCAAAAATCGAAGTGCTCGGTCCCCCTCCTACATCAGGTACACGCGATGCATTTGCCGAACTGGCGATGGAGGGCGGCTGTAAAAAGGTTCCTGTTGCCAAGGAGCTTGGGTTAACTAAAAAAGCTTGTCATGAAATTCGTGAGGACGGCTTCTATATCGAAGCCGGTGAGAATGACAATCTGATTGTTCAAAAGCTGGATGCCAACCCGAATGCACTGGGCATCTTTGGGTTCTCTTTCCTTGATCAAAATGCCGATAAAATTCAGGGCTCCAAGATTGCTGGTGTTGAGCCAACTTTTGAGGCAATCGCTGAGGGTGGATACCCTGTTTCCCGTTCGCTGTTCTTCTACATTAAGAAAGAGCACGTGGGTGTGATACCAGGTATTGAACAGTATCTTGCGGAGTTTACTCATGAAGATACTTGGGGTGATGAAGGTTATTTGGCAGATAAAGGACTTATTCCACTGCCAGTGGCTGACCGTGAAACGGTTTCCTCTTCCGCTTCAGCTCTGACACCACTTTCATTTTAA
- a CDS encoding ATP-binding protein, with translation MDQTNQKEQAETNETLGIRIHRRTIYRKLVDVRLVMLAASCVILFYLFAFGIPLWAAFTGFSIVFVTLIGGGMRTRTTLKKPSSISRKGIGQLVDRGMRLSVNALPNPCYVVDERGTTLFANRVAQERFGVIASGDPLSFRLRAPSLLEALDRVSHGGEPESIEWSEKVPIELWLEAYISPMRSSSNKGEGGKRQQAEPILVVIRDFTETKRLEKMRADFVANASHELRTPLASLTGFIETIQGAAKDDEAARSKFLSIMLNQAERMRRLIDDLLSLSRIEMKEHVQPDQIIDLRTIIEHSVDGLSPLAEEMGVKLSLKIPDDFVSVRGERDELIQVVNNLVENALKYGETGKRVDVSVEADKAAASVKGGWCITVRDYGQGIAEEHLPRLTERFYRVDTQTSRQKKGTGLGLAIVKHILTRHRARLEVSSTLGEGTAFRVYIPAASKLLIEA, from the coding sequence TTGGATCAAACTAATCAAAAAGAGCAAGCGGAAACAAACGAGACATTAGGTATCCGCATTCACCGGCGAACTATCTATCGAAAACTCGTTGATGTACGCCTTGTAATGCTGGCTGCAAGCTGCGTTATTTTGTTTTACTTATTTGCGTTTGGTATCCCGCTTTGGGCGGCATTTACCGGATTTTCTATCGTTTTCGTGACCCTCATTGGAGGGGGGATGAGAACCCGTACAACCTTGAAAAAGCCGAGCAGCATAAGCCGGAAAGGCATAGGGCAACTGGTAGATCGGGGGATGCGGCTCTCTGTCAACGCCTTGCCCAATCCTTGCTACGTCGTAGATGAAAGGGGAACAACTCTGTTTGCCAACCGCGTGGCACAGGAGCGCTTTGGTGTAATAGCTTCAGGAGATCCTTTGTCGTTCAGGTTGCGTGCTCCCTCTTTATTGGAGGCGCTTGATCGTGTTAGCCACGGCGGAGAGCCCGAAAGCATTGAATGGTCTGAAAAGGTACCCATAGAATTGTGGTTGGAGGCCTACATTTCTCCAATGCGCTCCAGTAGCAATAAGGGTGAGGGCGGGAAGCGCCAGCAGGCGGAGCCGATTCTGGTCGTAATTCGAGACTTTACTGAAACCAAACGACTTGAAAAAATGCGGGCGGATTTTGTGGCGAACGCTAGCCATGAACTGCGAACACCTTTGGCATCACTCACGGGGTTTATTGAAACTATTCAAGGAGCCGCCAAGGATGATGAAGCGGCTCGTTCAAAGTTCTTGAGTATTATGCTGAATCAGGCTGAACGTATGCGTAGGTTGATTGATGACCTTCTCTCTCTTTCCCGCATTGAAATGAAAGAGCACGTGCAGCCCGATCAAATAATCGATCTGCGGACTATTATTGAACATAGTGTCGATGGCTTGTCTCCTCTTGCAGAGGAAATGGGAGTTAAGTTGAGCCTGAAGATACCAGATGACTTTGTGTCAGTGCGCGGAGAGCGGGACGAACTCATTCAAGTTGTCAATAATCTGGTCGAGAATGCCCTGAAGTACGGGGAAACTGGAAAGCGCGTGGATGTATCTGTTGAGGCAGATAAAGCTGCAGCCTCTGTTAAAGGGGGGTGGTGCATAACTGTTCGAGACTATGGGCAGGGGATTGCAGAAGAACATTTACCTCGCCTGACAGAGCGTTTTTATAGGGTAGATACCCAAACCAGCCGCCAAAAAAAGGGGACTGGGCTAGGCCTTGCTATTGTGAAACATATTTTAACCCGTCACCGCGCCCGACTCGAAGTTTCCAGTACATTGGGAGAGGGGACAGCCTTTCGCGTTTATATTCCTGCGGCCAGTAAACTTTTAATTGAGGCATAG
- a CDS encoding metal ABC transporter permease, with protein sequence MDIFLQFDLPSILLGSFAALACGLLGNFLILRRQALMGDAISHVVLPGIVVGFLFSGGTSSLAMMIGAGIAAVFSAVLIEVIRRVGNVEPGAAMGVVFTTMFAAGVVILEQTGTAGVHLDVEHALYGNLESAIWLDATGISSLWTWEALKGMPHEVTTLALVCIVIVAFILLFFKELKISSFDPQLSASLGFSPRLMSLVLIIMVAIAAVAAFSAVGSILVIAMFICPPATARMLTDSLGMQLWISGAVALLSGILGYVLAAFGPLMLGYDMSVSAAGMIAIVAGLFQVIAMLLSPRYGVITRKVLHHRRSAGLPGSST encoded by the coding sequence ATGGATATCTTTCTTCAGTTTGATCTCCCAAGCATTTTGCTGGGAAGTTTTGCTGCGTTAGCCTGTGGCTTACTTGGCAATTTCTTAATTCTCAGACGTCAGGCACTAATGGGAGATGCAATATCCCACGTGGTGTTACCTGGTATTGTGGTGGGTTTTTTGTTTTCCGGTGGGACAAGCTCATTGGCCATGATGATCGGAGCGGGGATTGCTGCGGTTTTTTCTGCCGTTTTGATTGAAGTTATCAGGCGTGTGGGCAATGTAGAACCCGGTGCGGCCATGGGAGTGGTTTTTACGACGATGTTTGCAGCTGGTGTCGTCATTCTTGAACAAACGGGAACTGCAGGGGTTCATTTGGATGTGGAGCACGCTCTCTATGGAAACTTGGAGAGTGCGATCTGGCTGGATGCAACAGGAATAAGTAGTCTGTGGACTTGGGAGGCATTAAAAGGAATGCCACACGAAGTTACCACGCTTGCACTCGTTTGCATTGTAATTGTTGCTTTCATTCTTTTGTTCTTTAAAGAGTTGAAAATTTCCAGTTTTGACCCTCAACTATCTGCCAGCTTAGGGTTTTCGCCTCGGCTTATGAGCCTTGTCCTAATTATAATGGTTGCCATAGCAGCCGTGGCGGCTTTCAGTGCTGTTGGCTCCATTTTGGTGATTGCCATGTTCATATGCCCACCTGCAACGGCAAGAATGCTGACGGATAGTCTGGGGATGCAGCTCTGGATATCAGGAGCTGTTGCACTTTTAAGCGGCATTCTTGGCTATGTATTGGCTGCATTCGGCCCATTGATGCTGGGGTATGATATGAGTGTTTCGGCTGCGGGAATGATTGCAATAGTTGCTGGTCTGTTTCAGGTTATCGCCATGCTCTTGTCCCCTCGTTATGGAGTGATAACGAGGAAAGTCCTCCATCACCGGCGCAGTGCAGGGTTACCGGGAAGTAGTACTTAA
- a CDS encoding metal ABC transporter permease, whose product MSDFLSVLLLSAGYNTALVCLGAATLGAASGAIGVFVLLRKRTLVSDAISHATLPGVAIAFIIGQLLFGVGRSLPVLLIGAAFSAGLGVLAVDWIKSNTRLTEDTAIGTVLSTFFALGMVLLTVIQSMSVAGRAGLEGFLLGATSGMTFFEAIIIAVSAAIVGILLVVHLKEFTLLCFDEGFAAASGYSVRWLDRTLLLLLLGIVVIGLKTVGLVLIIALAIIPPVAARFWTDRVSLLVAISAGVGATGSYIGVAISASADDMPTGSVIVLVLFSFFLVSLVASPIRGVLAAYLRHRRFQKRVHLRQGLLTIAHKEPVLEPLTKRLLVKQGYMEGDGRVTRVGYSAAQKMAQDQSLWNRFRELAPEEAHALKDWSLKPIEEVLPKDTVVALKAEMSIHNPKSVQGA is encoded by the coding sequence GTGAGTGACTTTCTGTCTGTTCTGCTGTTGTCGGCAGGATATAATACTGCTCTTGTATGCTTGGGTGCGGCGACCCTCGGGGCTGCAAGTGGTGCAATTGGTGTTTTTGTTTTGCTTCGAAAACGGACCCTTGTATCCGACGCAATCTCTCATGCGACACTCCCGGGTGTAGCCATTGCTTTTATAATTGGTCAGCTTTTGTTCGGAGTAGGACGCTCCTTGCCTGTTCTTCTCATTGGTGCAGCATTCAGCGCTGGCCTTGGGGTCTTGGCTGTTGACTGGATTAAGTCCAACACGCGGCTCACAGAAGATACGGCTATTGGAACAGTCCTTTCGACATTTTTTGCGCTTGGTATGGTTTTACTTACAGTGATTCAGTCCATGTCGGTCGCTGGGCGCGCAGGGTTGGAGGGGTTCTTGCTAGGTGCCACTTCGGGCATGACGTTTTTTGAAGCAATCATTATTGCTGTGTCTGCCGCAATTGTCGGTATTTTGCTTGTTGTTCACCTCAAAGAATTCACTCTCCTGTGTTTTGACGAAGGTTTTGCCGCAGCAAGCGGTTACAGCGTTCGCTGGCTGGATCGGACACTCCTACTTTTGCTGCTCGGAATTGTTGTGATTGGCCTTAAAACTGTGGGGCTTGTTTTGATTATCGCTCTTGCGATTATTCCTCCGGTTGCTGCCCGTTTTTGGACGGACAGGGTCTCCTTGCTGGTTGCAATCTCTGCCGGAGTTGGGGCAACAGGCAGTTACATAGGTGTTGCAATCTCTGCTAGCGCCGATGATATGCCGACGGGAAGTGTAATCGTTCTGGTGCTATTCAGCTTCTTCCTTGTCTCTTTGGTAGCCTCTCCAATAAGGGGAGTTTTAGCCGCCTACCTGCGCCATCGGCGCTTTCAAAAGAGAGTTCACTTGAGGCAGGGTCTGTTGACTATAGCGCATAAAGAGCCCGTTCTAGAGCCTCTAACTAAACGGCTCTTGGTGAAGCAGGGGTATATGGAAGGGGATGGAAGAGTTACTAGAGTTGGTTACTCCGCTGCTCAAAAAATGGCTCAGGATCAATCTCTTTGGAACCGTTTTAGGGAGCTTGCACCAGAAGAAGCCCATGCACTTAAAGATTGGTCATTGAAGCCAATTGAAGAGGTTCTGCCCAAAGACACCGTTGTTGCTCTCAAAGCAGAGATGAGCATTCACAACCCCAAAAGTGTGCAGGGAGCTTAA
- a CDS encoding metal ABC transporter ATP-binding protein produces the protein MMTSNSKAPLNLIAESGETLPDMDPKAPFLVRGMTVAYHHKPVLWNVSYAAPKGKLTGIIGPNGAGKSTFLKAALGLIPKLSGETLVEGKAIKKALSQVAYVPQRSAVDWDFPATAIDVVLMGLYAQIGWFRWPGKKHREKAMSCLVAVGMEDFADRQIGQLSGGQQQRVFLARALAQNADIYLMDEPFAGVDAATEKAIIEVLRSLVEQGKTLLVVHHDLETVREYYSHVLLINGQHVASGSVETTFTPENLQKAYGGRLASSQLDSLSVVGQGA, from the coding sequence ATGATGACTTCCAACTCCAAAGCCCCTTTAAATTTGATTGCTGAAAGTGGAGAGACTTTGCCGGATATGGACCCGAAGGCTCCATTTTTAGTTCGCGGCATGACAGTTGCCTACCATCATAAACCCGTTTTGTGGAATGTCTCTTATGCTGCACCAAAGGGCAAACTAACCGGAATCATCGGTCCGAACGGTGCAGGTAAATCAACTTTTTTAAAAGCTGCCTTGGGCCTTATTCCCAAACTCTCCGGTGAAACTCTTGTTGAAGGCAAAGCTATCAAAAAGGCGTTAAGTCAGGTGGCTTATGTTCCTCAGCGCTCAGCTGTGGATTGGGACTTTCCTGCTACAGCCATTGATGTGGTTTTGATGGGGCTGTACGCTCAAATCGGATGGTTCCGCTGGCCGGGTAAAAAACACCGTGAAAAGGCGATGAGCTGCCTTGTTGCTGTTGGAATGGAAGATTTCGCAGATCGCCAAATAGGGCAATTGTCTGGTGGTCAACAGCAACGTGTTTTTCTTGCACGCGCTTTGGCTCAAAATGCTGATATCTATTTGATGGATGAACCTTTTGCCGGTGTAGATGCCGCAACAGAAAAAGCGATTATTGAAGTTTTGCGCTCCCTTGTAGAGCAAGGAAAGACACTGCTTGTTGTGCATCATGATCTGGAAACAGTACGGGAATACTATTCTCATGTTTTATTGATCAACGGTCAGCATGTGGCGAGTGGTTCTGTTGAGACAACCTTCACCCCAGAAAATTTACAAAAGGCGTATGGCGGCAGACTCGCAAGTTCTCAACTGGACAGCCTTTCTGTTGTAGGGCAGGGGGCGTGA
- a CDS encoding metal ABC transporter solute-binding protein, Zn/Mn family encodes MTGFIQNAQAKERLNLVATVGMIADAVSTIGGDRVAVEALIGTGIDPHSYRQTRTDVVKLGRSDAIFANGLFLEAQMEDLLLQLKARKPVYFLGEEISESRLEGSPLYKDRYDPHVWMSPDLWKGAVSGALNALIELDPEGEDYFRSNAETYLKQIDTLSTYGSKVLASVPKDRKVLVTAHDAFTYLGRDYDLEVIGIQGISTNSEAGLKRIEDLVNMLVERKITAVFVESSVSERNVRALVEGAAAQGHEVFIGGELFSDAMGTPGTYEGSYIGMIDHNMTQITRALGGNAPAQGMQSSLGAGH; translated from the coding sequence ATGACTGGCTTTATACAAAACGCTCAAGCTAAGGAGCGGCTTAATCTTGTTGCGACAGTGGGTATGATTGCAGATGCGGTGTCCACTATCGGAGGGGACAGGGTCGCTGTCGAGGCTTTGATCGGCACAGGAATAGATCCTCACTCCTATCGCCAGACGAGAACAGACGTTGTTAAACTCGGGCGCTCTGATGCTATTTTTGCAAATGGCCTGTTTCTGGAAGCGCAGATGGAAGACCTGCTTTTGCAGTTGAAGGCGCGAAAGCCAGTTTATTTTCTAGGTGAAGAAATCAGTGAAAGCCGATTGGAAGGCTCTCCACTTTATAAGGATAGATACGATCCGCATGTTTGGATGAGCCCTGACCTTTGGAAAGGAGCCGTAAGTGGTGCTCTGAATGCGTTGATTGAACTGGATCCAGAGGGGGAGGATTACTTTCGCAGCAATGCTGAGACCTACCTGAAACAGATCGATACACTTTCCACCTACGGCTCAAAGGTATTGGCCAGCGTGCCGAAGGATCGCAAGGTTTTGGTTACCGCACATGATGCGTTTACTTACCTTGGCCGAGATTACGATCTGGAAGTGATTGGCATTCAAGGAATCTCTACCAATTCGGAAGCGGGTCTGAAACGCATTGAAGATCTGGTGAATATGTTGGTGGAACGAAAAATAACAGCCGTATTTGTGGAATCGTCAGTTTCAGAGCGTAATGTTCGTGCCCTTGTTGAGGGAGCAGCAGCTCAAGGTCACGAGGTTTTTATTGGTGGTGAATTATTCTCTGATGCTATGGGCACCCCAGGGACCTATGAAGGAAGTTACATCGGTATGATTGATCATAACATGACGCAAATCACCAGAGCTCTGGGCGGGAATGCTCCTGCGCAAGGTATGCAAAGTTCTCTGGGGGCAGGGCATTAA